The following coding sequences lie in one Lolium perenne isolate Kyuss_39 chromosome 2, Kyuss_2.0, whole genome shotgun sequence genomic window:
- the LOC127331407 gene encoding uncharacterized protein: MAGCNGNSSASPMEQQTVTESKFGGIAPKKPLISKDHERAYFDSADWVLGKQAASNSAQATAIESLKPKLKRTPHHQLPPRKPACTSS; encoded by the exons ATGGCAGGCTGCAACGGCAACTCATCCGCCTCGCCCATGGAACAACAG ACGGTCACTGAGAGCAAGTTCGGAGGAATTGCACCTAAGAAGCCTCTGATTTCAAAG GACCATGAGCGCGCCTATTTCGACTCCGCAGACTGGGTCCTGGGCAAG CAAGCTGCAAGCAACAGTGCACAGGCCACAGCAATCGAGTCCTTGAAGCCAAAGCTAAAG AGGACGCCCCATCACCAGCTTCCCCCTCGCAAGCCGGCCTGCACGTCCAGCTGA
- the LOC127331408 gene encoding serine/threonine-protein kinase TIO, with protein sequence MGVEDYHVVELVGEGSFGKVYKGRRKYSRQTVAMKFILKHGKSDKDIHNLRQEIEILRKLKHENIIEMIDAFETPQEFCVVTEFAQGELFEVLEDDKCLPEEQVQAIAKQLVKALYYLHSNRIIHRDMKPQNILIGKGSIVKLCDFGFARAMSANTVVLRSIKGTPLYMAPELVREQPYNHTADLWSLGVILYELFVGQPPFYTNSVYALIRHIVKDPVKYPDNMSANFKSFLKGLLNKLPQSRLTWPALLEHPFVKDESVELDTQSTPFEVKRSEATRKEDEIQTSKNQPSAAEPPSRNTVTNRETDHDNKISNKKDGSTPATDNNHGSSAGAISGAPSVCTVLDKLEKASQTVNGASSIIEDSEALLTILGPIKKWLSNPSSSPRELNFDGANQSLRIIKNLIEAGSYHSCAAIDDIISMLLEFTTLIIRMKLSAAYSLAVKCLAIARKLLDTSEGAVLSSYGRHWSAMYDLYSQILASTVDPSGRISRESTACLALMLSRVISVLKMSISSEGPNQVEESLINIIDHARKSQLLELLCECLIASGSDIISGSTNMVPAACEACKAIWYLAHAVDIVSLGARNFSFPLASSWRQGHSKLDGKMQEQDLLPDSNSTNLIAIFVKSFLASRPMQIAVYHCLHNGLESAIHASLQLIARACLLNPTFCAIMCGPLNSSSDANEVDYGGDGTIVSDMFSLLSLCGSYLNESKQNSNQKCKLSNPHALVVHCCLALATIAACLKLDGKSSASIILTSSTKKQRSRLSVLAHLSSADDTVKSCLQPHCASATLALSTLIALENGGQARSSLCETALALFPRMATLHTLLKLWLSDGSEELCRYNAGLLNLFGLRDGSIGLLETRLKWGGPLAVEQACSVGIPQLLIRLLTDGFSREPSDGKEGSTHRSGLSPLGVAWTLSTLSQCLPGGVFREILYKKEHVKLLTDMLSDMHLKALSAWTGLGGGKRGVRELINAVVDVLAFPFVAVQSSPNMPSTAASINSGFLLNIASPGGRIGTENKEMLKTIEHNMPQYIQVLLEVGVPGCILRCLDYLNMEDIARPLAIVAKMVGYRPLALKLLREGLLNPCRVAKLLKGPLAKESLLDFLMIVSDLARMSKDFYEPIDKAGMVEFLKNFLSNEDPDIRAKACSAIGNMCRHSSYFYVPFASNKVIELVVERCSDPDKRTRKFACFAVGNAAYHNDMLYEELRQSIPQLTKLLLAPEEDKTKGNAAGALSNLVRNSDILCEDIVSQGAIQALLKLVSSYSTVALSPSRKDALTESPLRIVLFALRKMCDHTVCRLFLRSSDLLPIIVHLRQSPDQTISEYASAIASKAYQA encoded by the exons ATGGGGGTGGAGGACTACCACGTAGTGGAGCTCGTCGGGGAGGGGTCCTTCGGGAAGGTCTACAAGGGCAGGCGCAAGTACTCTAGACAG ACGGTTGCCATGAAGTTCATTCTTAAGCATGGGAAGAGCGACAAGGACATCCACAACCTAAGGCAGGAGATCGAG ATTCTGAGGAAACTCAAACATGAGAATATAATTGAGATGATCGATGCTTTTGAAACCCCTCAGGAGTTTTGTGTCGTCACAGAGTTCGCACAG GGAGAGCTCTTTGAGGTGCTCGAGGATGATAAATGCCTTCCAGAAGAACAAGTTCAGGCAATTGCTAAGCAGCTG GTAAAAGCATTGTATTACTTGCACTCCAATCGGATTATCCATCGGGATATGAAGCCTCAGAACATCCTTATTGGAAAAGGATCTATTGTCAAG CTTTGTGATTTTGGGTTTGCTCGTGCAATGTCGGCCAATACTGTTGTGCTACGTTCTATAAAAG GAACACCATTATATATGGCTCCAGAACTTGTGAGGGAACAACCGTATAACCACACGGCAGATTTATGGTCCCTTGGGGTCATCTT GTATGAACTATTTGTTGGTCAGCCCCCCTTTTATACAAATTCAGTCTATGCACTTATACGACACATTGTCAAG GATCCTGTGAAATATCCAGATAATATGAGTGCAAACTTTAAGAGCTTCTTGAAGGGTTTACTTAACAAG TTGCCTCAAAGTAGACTAACCTGGCCAGCTTTGTTGGAGCACCCGTTTGTCAAGGATGAATCAGTTGAATTA GACACCCAATCCACACCTTTTGAAGTGAAAAGATCTGAGGCTACACGGAAGGAAGatgaaattcaaacatcaaagaaCCAACCATCTGCCGCTGAACCACCAA GTAGAAATACTGTTACCAATAGAGAAACTGACCATGATAATAAAATAAGCAATAAAAAAGATGGCTCTACGCCAGCTACCGACAATAATCACGGTTCATCTGCTGGTGCTATTTCTGGTGCTCCATCAG TGTGCACGGTTTTAGATAAGCTGGAAAAAGCTTCACAAACAGTAAACGGTGCTAGCAGCATTATTGAAGATAGTGAAGCACTGTTGACTATCCTCGGCCCCATAAAAAAATGGTTGAGCAATCCTTCTAGTTCCCCAAG GGAATTGAATTTTGATGGTGCAAATCAGTCACTCAGAATTATTAAAAATCTAATTGAAGCTGGGTCTTATCACTCCTGTGCAGCAATTGATGACATCATCTCTATGCTTCTTGAGTTCACAACTCTCATTATCAGAATGAAGCTTTCAGCTGCTTACAGTCTTGCAGTGAAG TGCCTAGCTATAGCACGTAAGCTGCTCGATACAAGTGAAGGTGCTGTGCTAAGTTCTTATGGCAGACATTGGTCcgccatgtatgatctttattcaCAG ATTCTAGCTTCCACAGTTGATCCATCTGGAAGAATATCCCGTGAGTCGACTGCATGTCTTGCTCTGATGTTATCTCGGGTTATTTCTGTGTTGAAAATGAGTATCTCCTCTGAGGGTCCGAATCAAGTTGAAGAAAGTCTCATCAACATTATTGATCATGCAAGGAAGTCACAATTACTAGAACTCTTGTGCGAATGTCTAATAGCTTCaggttcagacataatatcaggtTCTACTAACATGGTACCAGCAGCATGTGAGGCATGCAAGGCTATTTGGTATCTAGCTCATGCTGTTGACATTGTATCCCTTGGCGCACGCAATTTTTCATTTCCATTAGCTAGTTCATGGCGACAAGGTCACTCAAAGTTGGATGGTAAAATGCAAGAGCAAGATTTGTTACCAGATTCAAACTCTACTAATCTAATAGCCATATTTGTCAAATCATTTCTGGCCTCACGACCAATGCAGATTGCTGTTTACCACTGCTTGCATAATGGTCTAGAGTCAGCTATCCATGCTTCTCTTCAG CTCATCGCAAGGGCCTGCCTGCTGAATCCAACTTTCTGTGCTATTATGTGTGGTCCATTGAATTCATCATCAGATGCCAATGAAGTAGATTATGGTGGAGATGGGACTATTGTATCTGATATGTTTTCGTTGCTGTCACTATGTGGCTCATATTTgaacgagtcaaagcagaacagtaATCAGAAATGCAAACTATCCAATCCTCATGCTCTAGTAGTGCACTGTTGTCTGGCATTGGCAACAATAGCAGCATGTCTGAAGTTGGATGGGAAATCTTCAGCATCAATTATTTTAACAAGTTCAACCAAGAAACAGCGGTCCAGGCTTTCTGTTCTCGCTCACctctcttcagctgatgatacagTGAAGAGTTGCTTGCAGCCACACTGTGCATCTGCAACACTTGCACTATCAACACTTATTGCACTTGAAAATGGAGGGCAAGCCAGATCTTCTCTATGTGAAACTGCCCTTGCTCTGTTTCCTCGTATGGCAACACTGCACACGTTACTGAAGCTTTGGCTATCTGATGGAAGTGAGGAACTTTGTCGATATAATGCTGGTTTACTGAATCTGTTTGGCCTTCGTGATGGGAGTATTGGTCTGTTAGAGACTAGATTGAAATGGGGTGGACCATTGGCCGTCGAACAAGCCTGCTCCGTTGGTATCCCTCAGCTCCTAATTCGCTTGCTTACTGACGGATTCTCAAGGGAGCCCTCTGATGGGAAAGAAGGTTCAACACACCGCAGTGGATTATCACCATTGGGAGTTGCCTGGACTCTGTCAACTTTATCTCAATGCCTTCCTGGTGGTGTTTTCCGTGAAATTTTGTATAAAAAGGAACATGTAAAGCTTTTGACCGACATGCTCTCTGATATGCACCTGAAGGCGTTGTCAGCTTGGACTGGCCTTGGTGGTGGGAAAAGAGGAGTACGGGAACTGATAAATGCAGTTGTTGATGTTTTGGCATTTCCATTTGTCGCAGTTCAGAGCTCTCCAAACATGCCATCAACAGCGGCATCCATCAATAgtggctttctcctcaacattgcATCACCTGGGGGAAGAATTGGTACTGAGAACAAGGAAATGCTTAAAACTATAGAGCATAACATGCCTCAGTACATTCAAGTCCTCCTGGAG GTTGGTGTCCCTGGATGTATACTTCGCTGTCTTGATTATCTCAATATGGAAGACATAGCAAGGCCCTTGGCCATTGTGGCCAAAATGGTGGGCTATCGTCCACTTGCGTTGAAGCTTCTACGAGAAGGTCTTCTAAATCCATGTAGAGTAGCAAAGCTACTCAAAGGTCCTCTTGCTAAGGAGAGTTTGCTCGACTTCCTCATGATAGTTTCTGATCTTGCTCGCATGTCAAAG GACTTCTATGAGCCCATTGACAAGGCAGGCATGGTTGAATTTTTAAAGAACTTTCTATCGAACGAGGATCCTGatataagagcaaaagcttgcagtGCCATTGGCAACATGTGCCGTCACAGTTCCTACTTCTATGTTCCATTT GCCTCAAATAAGGTGATTGAGCTTGTAGTTGAGCGTTGTTCTGACCCTGACAAACGGACGCGGAAGTTTGCATGTTTTGCT GTAGGCAATGCTGCTTATCACAATGACATGCTATACGAAGAACTTAGACAATCAATACCTCAACTCACTAAGCTACTTCTTGCTCCGGAGGAAGATAAAACCAAAGGCAATGCTGCAGGGGCACTAAGTAATCTCGTGAGGAACTCTGACATACTCTGCGAAGACATTGTCTCCCAAGGCGCTATTCAG GCTCTACTGAAGCTGGTCAGCAGCTACTCCACGGTGGCCCTAAGCCCCAGCAGAAAAGATGCTCTAACTGAATCGCCACTGAGAATTGTGCTATTCGCTCTGCGCAAGATGTGCGACCACACTGTCTGCAGGCTCTTCCTGCGGTCATCAGACCTGCTCCCGATCATCGTGCACCTCAGGCAGTCACCTGATCAGACGATCTCCGAGTACGCTTCTGCCATCGCCAGTAAAGCTTACCAGGCCTGA
- the LOC127331410 gene encoding uncharacterized protein, whose translation MGNFVSAGGSRGGKIVLPDGTVRALREPVSVAELMVEHPCHFVVDARLVSAVGGAKVAALPADDVLHGAGVYVVLRAIRGRVSTDDVRRVLATASRPQAGRQEQRDEAPTRVEGLGYNLPEFLSREMTSRGAWKPSLKTIEELWQPRKIPHWLF comes from the coding sequence ATGGGCAACTTCGtgtcggcaggcggcagccgcggcGGCAAGATCGTGCTGCCTGACGGGACCGTGCGGGCGTTGAGAGAGCCAGTGTCCGTAGCCGAGCTCATGGTGGAGCACCCGTGCCACTTCGTCGTCGATGCACGTCTCGTCTCCGCCGTAGGTGGTGCCAAGGTTGCTGCGCTGCCGGCCGACGACGTGCTGCACGGTGCTGGGGTGTACGTCGTGCTCCGGGCCATCAGGGGCAGGGTCTCCACCGACGATGTCCGTCGTGTGCTTGCGACAGCATCTCGGCCGCAGGCTGGTAGACAGGAGCAGCGGGACGAGGCTCCGACGAGGGTTGAAGGGCTTGGgtacaacctgccggagttcctgAGCAGGGAGATGACGTCCAGGGGGGCATGGAAACCAAGCCTGAAGACGATCGAAGAACTGTGGCAGCCCAGGAAGATTCCTCATTGGCTCTTCTGA
- the LOC139835413 gene encoding lon protease homolog, mitochondrial-like yields the protein MTGQLGDVMKESAQIAHTVSRAILRDKEPENQFFANSKLHLHVPAGATPKDGPGAGCTMITSMLSLAMGKPARKDLAMTGEVTLTGRILPIGGVKEKAIAARRSSIKTIIFPSANKRDFDELAPNVKEGLEVHFVDTYSEIYELAFKGESETS from the exons ATGACGGGGCAGCTTGGAGATGTCATGAAAGAGAGTGCTCAGATTGCTCACACAGTTAGTAGAGCTATACTACGAGACAAAGAGCCGGAGAATCAGTTCTTTGCAAACTCAAAGTTGCACTTGCATGTTCCTGCAGGGGCCACCCCTAAGGATGGCCCTGGTGCTGGATGTACCATGATTACATCTATGTTGTCCTTAGCTATGGGAAAACCTGCCAGGAAGGACCTAGCAATGACTGGTGAAGTAACACTGACTGGCAGAATCCTCCCAATTGGCGGG GTAAAAGAGAAGGCCATTGCTGCACGGCGAAGCTCGATAAAGACAATCATATTTCCATCAGCAAATAAAAGGGATTTCGACGAGCTTGCTCCTAACGTGAAGGAGGGTCTGGAGGTTCATTTTGTTGACACATACAGTGAAATATACGAGTTAGCTTTCAAGGGTGAGTCAGAAACAAGTTAG
- the LOC127330885 gene encoding uncharacterized protein, producing the protein MGNFASAGSGAKIVMPDGTVRALGEPVSVAELMVEHPCHFVVDAWLVSTGAAAKVAALLADDVLDGAGVYVVLPAIRGRVYADDVRRVLATASRPLAQYQQGHNTVNNIAIFYEGILMSTNDFMQERLHPDSKNFGEQLVNTSEKTDRSILGYLLGIRDFWEEGYDAIVKPLNIQGTFMEGIKQIHDITFNNVPAMLQAGRHSSGTRTEGLGYHQPEFLSRQMTSRGAWKPSLKTIEELWQPRKIPHWLSEPIVLLHYV; encoded by the exons ATGGGCAACTTCGCTTCGGCAGGCAGCGGCGCCAAGATCGTGATGCCGGACGGGACCGTCCGGGCGTTGGGAGAGCCCGTGTCCGTAGCCGAGCTCATGGTGGAGCACCCGTGCCACTTCGTCGTCGACGCGTGGCTCGTCTCCACCGGTGCTGCTGCCAAGGTAGCCGCGCTGCTAGCCGACGACGTGCTTGACGGTGCTGGGGTGTACGTCGTGCTCCCAGCCATCAGGGGCAGGGTCTACGCCGACGATGTCCGTCGTGTGCTTGCAACAGCATCTCGGCCGCTGGCGCAGTACCAGCAG GGACATAATACCGTCAACAATATTGCGATTTTTTATGAAGGCATTTTGATGAGTACTAATGATTTTATGCAAGAAAGGCTCCACCCTGATAGTAAGAACTTTGGTGAGCAACTTGTAAATACATCTGAGAAGACAGATAGGTCTATATTGGGTTATCTTCTCGGCATCCGAGATTTTTGGGAGGAGGGTTATGATGCCATAGTTAAGCCTTTGAACATCCAGGGAACCTTCATGGAAGGCATAAAACAAATTCATGATATCACCTTTAACAATGTCCCAGCAATGTTG CAGGCTGGTAGACATAGCAGCGGGACGAGGACTGAAGGGCTTGGATACCACCAGCCTGAGTTCCTGAGCCGGCAGATGACGTCCAGGGGGGCATGGAAACCAAGCCTCAAGACGATCGAAGAACTGTGGCAGCCTAGGAAGATTCCTCATTGGCTCTCTGAGCCAATCGTACTCCTGCATTATGTGTGA